A single genomic interval of Portunus trituberculatus isolate SZX2019 chromosome 41, ASM1759143v1, whole genome shotgun sequence harbors:
- the LOC123516739 gene encoding protein ALP1-like encodes MALVDADCKFLYVDVGSCGRASDGRALDRCSLKQGVEGNVLDIPQPENIPLSDKKCPYVFAGDDAFPLKTYLMKPYPGWDQTHDKITYNYRVSRARRTSKNAFGILAARFQIFKQPIRISPEKVNDILLAAVTLHNMLHESSSNSYTPPGFIDAEDMESGRIQVGHMHHFPYGAVEGLEAVGRGHSNDAKNIREKFRLLQQ; translated from the coding sequence ATGGCATTAGTAGATGCAGACTGCAAATTTTTGTATGTTGATGTTGGTAGCTGTGGACGAGCCAGTGATGGCAGAGCTCTGGATAGGTGTAGCCTAAAGCAGGGGGTTGAGGGTAATGTGTTAGATATTCCTCAACCAGAGAATATACCTCTTTCTGATAAGAAGTGCCCTTATGTATTTGCTGGAGATGATGCCTTCCCCCTAAAAACTTACCTAATGAAACCATATCCAGGATGGGATCAAACCCATGACAAAATTACATATAACTACCGTGTTTCCCGTGCTAGGAGGACATCTAAGAATGCGTTCGGTATTCTTGCTGCAAGATTTCAAATATTCAAGCAGCCCATAAGAATATCACCAGAGAAGGTAAATGACATATTATTGGCTGCTGTAACCTTGCATAATATGTTGCATGAATCTTCTAGCAATTCATATACACCTCCTGGATTTATTGATGCTGAGGATATGGAAAGTGGAAGAATCCAAGTAGGCCATATGCACCACTTCCCATACGGTGCTGTAGAAGGTTTGGAGGCTGTTGGTAGGGGCCATTCAAATGATGCCAAAAATATAAGGGAGAAATTCAGACTACTTcaacaatga